The following coding sequences lie in one Spirosoma sp. KUDC1026 genomic window:
- a CDS encoding efflux RND transporter permease subunit, protein MYNIIRSALRKPISVVVAVMGLLFFSVMSLFTIPVDIFPNLDLPTIYVVQPYGGMAPDQMDGFIATRYQDHFLYVSGIRDINVKTIQGLSLIKLSFYPGTDMAQAAAEVANNVSRAKAYMPEGTVPPQVVRFDASSVPVGQLVFESPSRSLNEIQDYASSRVRPMFSRIEGVSSPPPFGGNQRTVIVKVDPQRVRSYQLTPEEVIKAIVTNNQPSPAGNIRIGDKTLMTPVNSLVKKPEDFLNIPIRVGSGPTVFVRDVGTVEDGADVTVSYALVNGRRAVYIPVVKKSDASTLDVVNNIRKAMPELRAAVPEDVNISYEFDQSVYVTNALKSLVTEGILGAVLTGLMVLLFLRDWRSVIIVVVTIPISILSAVIMLNLCGQTINIMTLSGLALAIGILVDQATVTIENIHQHLEMGRPKAVAIWDACKEIVSPEFLILLAILAVFAPAFVMSGVPRSMFLPLSLSVGFAMIASFLLSQTFVPVLANWLLKSHPHHEAPTLALDERERHMIEAERPAAEPTGFDKFKQRYSAALEKILNRRGLVVGGYLVGSLAVIVVCFLVIGTDILPHGNSHQFQMRLRIPDGTRVERTEMATLKTLDIIKETVGKENVEISSAYVGTVPSSYGTSNIFVFNSGPHESVLQVSLNEEYPVKMDNLKEELRAKIAKALPNASISFEPIELTEKIMSQGASTPIEVTVAAKDLAEAGKFANKIRERMLNIDFLRDVQIAQPLSYPVLNVTMNRERAGQLGVTSTQVARSMVAATSSSRFTDKNLWLDESKGLAYQVQVQIPEYQMRSTSDIGNIPLKSGDMHPLLSDVATFSEGTAPGEYDRAGPNRLVTITANLQNKDLGSARKAVELAIKEAGDPPRGVLVELGGQTNLLTETLSSLQTGLLVAIVIIFLLLAANYQSFKLSLVILAAIPAVVAGSLLMLLACGATLNLQSYMGLIMSVGVSVANAILMVTNAENLRLEVGEPRRAAVLAANSRIRPILMTSIAMIAGMIPMASGLGEGGDQIAPLGQAVIGGLITSTLASLLILPCVFTQLQSKATTQSVSLDPEDPDSKFYHQEQPKLSHSL, encoded by the coding sequence ATGTATAACATCATTCGTTCCGCCCTGCGCAAGCCCATCTCGGTGGTGGTCGCGGTCATGGGACTTCTCTTCTTTTCGGTGATGTCGCTGTTCACGATTCCGGTGGATATTTTCCCGAATCTTGACTTACCGACGATCTACGTGGTGCAGCCCTACGGCGGGATGGCCCCCGATCAGATGGATGGCTTTATCGCCACGCGTTACCAGGATCACTTCCTGTACGTGTCCGGGATCCGCGACATCAACGTAAAAACCATTCAGGGCTTGTCCCTGATTAAGCTTTCGTTCTATCCCGGTACCGACATGGCGCAGGCGGCCGCCGAAGTGGCCAACAACGTATCGCGGGCGAAAGCGTACATGCCCGAAGGAACCGTGCCGCCCCAGGTCGTCCGCTTCGATGCCAGTTCGGTGCCGGTTGGCCAACTGGTGTTTGAAAGTCCCAGCCGGTCGCTGAACGAAATTCAGGATTATGCGTCGTCGCGGGTGCGGCCTATGTTCTCCCGCATTGAAGGCGTATCCAGTCCGCCCCCCTTTGGCGGAAACCAACGGACAGTGATCGTGAAAGTCGACCCGCAACGGGTGCGTAGTTACCAGCTTACACCCGAAGAGGTGATCAAGGCCATCGTAACCAACAACCAGCCATCACCCGCCGGGAACATTCGCATTGGCGACAAAACGCTGATGACGCCCGTCAATTCACTGGTGAAGAAACCGGAGGATTTCCTGAACATCCCGATTCGGGTGGGCTCTGGTCCGACCGTCTTCGTGCGGGACGTGGGGACGGTTGAAGATGGGGCCGACGTAACGGTTAGTTACGCCCTGGTCAACGGTCGTCGGGCGGTGTACATTCCGGTCGTTAAGAAATCGGACGCGTCGACGCTGGACGTGGTGAATAACATTCGCAAAGCCATGCCCGAGCTACGGGCGGCCGTGCCCGAGGACGTAAACATTTCTTACGAATTTGACCAGTCTGTGTACGTAACGAATGCGCTGAAAAGCCTCGTGACGGAAGGGATTCTGGGGGCCGTACTGACGGGATTGATGGTACTGCTTTTCTTACGCGACTGGCGCAGTGTGATCATTGTGGTCGTGACCATCCCGATCTCGATTCTATCGGCTGTGATTATGCTGAATTTGTGTGGACAGACGATCAACATTATGACCCTGTCGGGGCTGGCGCTGGCTATCGGGATTCTGGTCGATCAGGCCACGGTGACGATCGAAAATATTCACCAGCACCTGGAGATGGGCCGACCGAAAGCCGTTGCGATCTGGGATGCCTGTAAGGAGATTGTCTCTCCGGAATTTCTGATTCTGCTGGCTATTCTGGCGGTGTTCGCGCCCGCGTTTGTCATGAGTGGCGTGCCCCGTTCGATGTTTCTACCGTTGTCGTTGTCCGTCGGTTTCGCCATGATTGCGTCATTCCTGCTCTCGCAGACCTTCGTACCGGTGCTGGCCAACTGGCTGTTGAAGAGCCATCCCCACCACGAAGCGCCGACGCTGGCCCTCGACGAACGGGAGCGGCACATGATTGAAGCGGAACGGCCCGCTGCTGAACCAACGGGTTTCGATAAATTCAAACAGCGCTACTCAGCTGCGCTCGAAAAAATTCTGAACCGCCGGGGGCTGGTTGTCGGTGGGTATCTGGTCGGGAGTCTGGCTGTTATTGTCGTCTGTTTTCTCGTGATTGGAACCGACATTCTGCCGCATGGCAACAGTCACCAGTTCCAGATGCGGCTGCGGATCCCCGACGGCACGCGGGTGGAACGCACCGAGATGGCGACGCTGAAAACGCTGGATATTATCAAGGAAACTGTGGGAAAAGAGAATGTAGAAATCTCCTCGGCCTACGTCGGTACGGTGCCGTCCAGCTACGGTACGTCCAACATCTTCGTATTCAACAGCGGTCCCCACGAGTCCGTGTTGCAGGTGTCGCTGAATGAAGAGTACCCGGTGAAGATGGACAACCTAAAGGAGGAGCTTCGGGCGAAAATTGCCAAAGCTCTACCAAACGCCAGTATCTCGTTTGAACCAATCGAGCTGACGGAAAAAATCATGAGCCAGGGCGCGTCGACGCCCATTGAGGTGACGGTCGCGGCAAAGGATCTGGCTGAAGCGGGAAAGTTCGCCAACAAAATCCGGGAGCGCATGCTGAACATTGATTTCCTACGCGATGTACAAATTGCGCAGCCGCTCTCATATCCGGTACTGAACGTAACGATGAACCGCGAACGGGCCGGTCAACTGGGGGTCACCTCCACACAGGTCGCCCGGTCGATGGTAGCCGCTACGTCGTCCAGCCGCTTTACGGACAAAAACCTGTGGCTTGATGAGTCGAAAGGGCTGGCCTATCAGGTGCAGGTGCAGATTCCGGAGTACCAGATGCGCAGTACCAGCGACATTGGCAATATTCCGCTGAAAAGTGGCGATATGCATCCGCTCCTATCGGACGTAGCGACGTTTTCGGAAGGAACGGCTCCTGGTGAATACGATCGCGCCGGACCGAACCGACTGGTAACGATTACGGCTAACCTGCAGAATAAAGACCTTGGTTCGGCCCGCAAAGCCGTGGAGTTAGCGATCAAAGAAGCCGGAGATCCCCCACGTGGGGTGTTGGTTGAACTGGGTGGGCAAACCAACCTGCTGACCGAGACGCTGAGCAGTCTGCAAACGGGTCTGCTCGTCGCCATCGTCATTATCTTCCTGTTGCTGGCGGCCAATTACCAGTCGTTCAAATTGTCGCTCGTCATCCTGGCGGCTATTCCGGCGGTGGTAGCCGGGTCGCTGTTGATGCTGCTGGCCTGCGGAGCCACGCTGAACCTGCAATCGTACATGGGCCTGATTATGTCGGTGGGGGTATCCGTCGCCAACGCCATTCTGATGGTCACTAACGCCGAAAACCTGCGCCTGGAGGTTGGCGAGCCGCGCCGGGCCGCCGTCCTGGCCGCTAACAGCCGGATTCGTCCGATTCTGATGACCAGTATTGCCATGATTGCCGGGATGATACCGATGGCGTCGGGACTTGGCGAAGGTGGCGATCAGATCGCTCCGCTGGGTCAGGCCGTTATTGGTGGGCTGATTACGTCTACGCTGGCGTCGCTGCTGATTTTGCCCTGCGTGTTTACCCAACTCCAGTCCAAAGCCACGACTCAGTCCGTATCGCTCGACCCGGAAGATCCCGACAGTAAATTCTATCACCAGGAACAACCCAAGCTGAGTCACAGCCTATAG
- a CDS encoding TolC family protein has protein sequence MDQTRLIRTVPRKATRCLLVLGAGLLAMHASGQSLNLNQVVEQSTRQYPFLKAKQAEISSAQQRAQASRVELLPIVTVQDQYNYGTSNSLNGGFFPNDGIGASVSGGVRAQNVFQGGFGSFTSATIDWRAISFGRIKANIAVADADRQRSEVDYENELFQQQVRTIDAYLLLLINQKLVQIQQSNLDRAETFKRVVDSGVRSGMRAGVDSSLATAESVRARLLLLQSQQQEQVQRLRLSELTGLVQPNLRVDSMRFYAVLPTATLAGDSISPKNPVLRLFQSQINLATARSVATNRAKLPTISLMGTGWLRGSGFANQGELFLNNPINGLGYQTSNYLVGIVARWNLTNLLQVRHSYKSDLFQVDRFRQLYNEQELRINRQYQEAETQYQVALAQARQAPVQLQAARQAYNQAKSRYQNGLTDLPTLLQSVLMLNRAEVDGYVAVSNVWRYLLLKAAADGDLSLFMNQVNN, from the coding sequence ATGGATCAAACACGATTAATACGCACCGTTCCCCGAAAAGCGACGAGATGCCTGCTGGTACTGGGGGCGGGATTGCTGGCCATGCATGCGTCAGGCCAATCCCTGAATCTGAACCAGGTAGTTGAGCAGAGTACCCGTCAGTATCCGTTCCTGAAAGCCAAGCAGGCTGAGATCAGCAGTGCTCAGCAACGGGCACAGGCCAGCCGGGTTGAGTTGTTACCCATTGTTACCGTCCAGGATCAGTACAACTACGGCACCAGCAACAGCCTCAACGGCGGATTCTTTCCCAACGATGGCATTGGCGCATCGGTATCCGGTGGGGTACGGGCACAGAACGTATTTCAGGGCGGTTTCGGAAGCTTTACCAGCGCCACGATTGACTGGCGCGCTATTTCGTTCGGACGTATCAAAGCCAACATCGCGGTGGCCGACGCCGATCGGCAACGTAGCGAAGTGGACTACGAAAACGAACTGTTTCAGCAGCAGGTCCGGACGATTGATGCCTATCTGCTGCTGCTGATCAACCAGAAGCTCGTCCAGATTCAGCAGTCAAACCTGGACCGGGCCGAGACGTTCAAACGCGTGGTCGACTCCGGCGTACGGTCGGGGATGCGGGCGGGCGTTGATAGTTCGCTGGCTACGGCAGAATCCGTACGCGCCCGCTTGTTGCTCCTACAAAGCCAGCAGCAGGAGCAAGTGCAGCGGCTCCGGCTGTCGGAGCTAACGGGACTGGTCCAGCCGAATCTACGGGTGGATAGCATGCGGTTTTACGCCGTCCTGCCAACCGCTACGTTAGCTGGTGATTCGATTTCACCGAAGAATCCGGTGCTCCGGTTATTCCAGTCACAGATCAACCTGGCCACGGCCCGTTCCGTGGCGACAAACCGGGCCAAGCTTCCCACTATTTCGCTGATGGGCACGGGCTGGCTGCGGGGCTCCGGTTTTGCCAACCAGGGCGAATTATTCCTGAACAATCCAATCAATGGACTGGGCTACCAGACATCCAACTACCTCGTAGGGATTGTGGCCCGCTGGAACCTGACAAACCTCCTCCAGGTGCGGCATAGCTACAAAAGTGATCTGTTCCAGGTCGATCGGTTCCGGCAGTTGTACAATGAACAGGAACTGCGAATTAACCGCCAGTACCAGGAAGCCGAAACGCAGTACCAGGTGGCGCTGGCGCAGGCCCGGCAGGCTCCGGTCCAGTTGCAGGCCGCCCGTCAGGCGTACAACCAGGCCAAGTCGCGCTACCAGAATGGCCTGACGGACTTGCCGACGCTGCTGCAAAGTGTGCTAATGCTCAACCGGGCCGAGGTCGATGGCTATGTAGCGGTCAGCAACGTATGGCGCTATCTGCTCCTGAAAGCGGCCGCCGATGGCGATCTCTCCCTATTCATGAATCAAGTCAATAACTAA
- a CDS encoding S9 family peptidase codes for MPVSTSLLPLRFSCFALLIALLPLGSRGQGKLADYQRAERLNGAFQNKVYNAPERVQWLPNSSMFWYVQTTAKGKEFTKVDAGRQVKEPAFDQARLAQSLGQLTGKTVSPYQLPFSEITLKADEVSFKIGDSLISCPFDTYQCKIKDVTKPAASRYWGGQSDERDGRPVPSPDGAYTAYIKNYNVYIRSTRSSAPETALSFDGSEGEYYSSRLMWSPDSKKLVVNKIRANTPHLIYLIESSPTDQLQPKLQTRSYLKPGDALPQRTPTLFLVDSKQQLTAPIALIDNQYNLTTPQWRKDSRAVTFEYNQRGHQRYSVFEMNTTGAIKPLIEETSKTFINYSGKNYRYDVADGKELIWASERDGWNHLYLYDGTGKLKNQITEGEWVVRRVVHVDEANRIILFEGSGREAGQDPYFIQLYRVNFDGSGLTPLTRENGNHRTYFSDDYQYVVDSYSRVDEPPVTVLRQTSTGKVLMELEKADIKPLLATGWQKTEVFTAKGRDGKTDIWGIIVRPSNFDPKKTYPVIEYIYAGPHDSFVPKSFVTDSRGSLHEMAELGFIVVQMDGMGTSNRSKAFHNVCWKDLKDSGFPDRIAWMKSAAKRYPYMDLSRVGIWGNSAGGQSSAGALLHYPDFYKVAVSSSGCHDNRMDKMWWNEQWMGYPIGPHYAESSNTTDAAKLQGKLLLILGELDDNVDPSSTYQFINALIKANKNFDFLMVPGMGHSLGGDYGEHKRRDFFVKHLLNVNPPDWTWTSSITVPKP; via the coding sequence ATGCCTGTTTCTACTTCCTTATTGCCCCTTCGCTTTAGTTGTTTCGCGTTGTTGATTGCATTGCTGCCGCTGGGAAGCCGGGGGCAGGGGAAGCTGGCTGATTACCAGCGGGCCGAACGCCTGAACGGGGCCTTTCAGAATAAGGTCTACAACGCGCCGGAGCGGGTGCAGTGGCTGCCGAACAGCTCTATGTTCTGGTACGTCCAGACGACAGCTAAGGGCAAGGAATTTACGAAAGTTGATGCGGGGCGGCAAGTGAAAGAACCGGCCTTCGATCAGGCCCGACTGGCGCAGTCGCTTGGACAACTGACGGGCAAAACTGTCTCGCCTTACCAACTGCCTTTCTCGGAGATTACGCTGAAAGCCGACGAGGTGTCGTTCAAAATCGGCGATTCGCTGATTAGCTGCCCGTTTGATACGTATCAGTGCAAAATCAAGGACGTAACGAAGCCAGCCGCTTCACGCTATTGGGGTGGGCAAAGTGATGAACGTGACGGGCGGCCGGTGCCATCGCCGGATGGGGCCTACACCGCCTACATAAAAAATTACAACGTATACATTCGCTCAACGCGCTCGTCGGCACCGGAAACGGCGCTGAGCTTCGACGGGTCGGAAGGGGAGTACTATTCGAGTAGGCTGATGTGGTCGCCGGATTCGAAAAAGCTGGTAGTCAATAAAATCCGGGCGAATACACCGCACCTAATTTACCTGATTGAATCCTCACCGACTGATCAATTACAGCCCAAATTGCAGACGCGTTCGTACCTCAAACCGGGGGATGCCCTGCCGCAGCGGACACCGACGCTGTTTCTTGTCGACAGCAAGCAACAACTTACCGCCCCAATTGCGCTGATCGATAATCAGTATAACCTCACCACGCCCCAGTGGCGTAAGGACAGCCGGGCTGTTACGTTCGAATACAACCAGCGGGGGCATCAGCGATACAGCGTTTTTGAGATGAACACCACCGGAGCCATCAAGCCGCTGATCGAGGAAACCAGTAAGACGTTTATCAATTACAGTGGCAAGAATTACCGCTACGACGTTGCTGATGGCAAGGAACTGATCTGGGCGTCGGAGCGTGACGGCTGGAACCACCTGTATCTGTACGACGGCACTGGAAAACTAAAAAATCAGATTACGGAAGGGGAGTGGGTTGTGCGGAGAGTAGTGCACGTCGATGAGGCCAATCGGATAATTCTGTTCGAAGGCAGCGGGCGCGAAGCTGGTCAAGATCCGTACTTCATCCAGTTGTATCGCGTCAATTTCGACGGTTCCGGCCTGACGCCCCTGACCCGCGAGAACGGCAACCATCGGACGTACTTCTCGGACGATTATCAATACGTTGTCGATAGCTATTCGCGCGTTGATGAACCTCCTGTGACCGTGTTACGTCAGACGTCGACCGGGAAGGTGCTGATGGAACTGGAAAAGGCCGACATCAAGCCATTGCTGGCGACGGGCTGGCAAAAGACAGAAGTGTTCACGGCCAAAGGGCGCGACGGCAAGACCGATATCTGGGGGATTATCGTTCGCCCGTCGAACTTCGATCCCAAGAAGACGTACCCCGTTATTGAATACATCTACGCCGGGCCGCATGATTCGTTTGTGCCCAAAAGCTTCGTGACCGACTCGCGGGGTTCGTTACACGAAATGGCCGAATTAGGATTCATCGTCGTGCAGATGGACGGTATGGGGACCTCAAACCGATCGAAGGCGTTCCATAATGTGTGCTGGAAAGATTTGAAAGACAGCGGGTTCCCTGACCGAATTGCCTGGATGAAATCAGCCGCCAAGCGCTACCCCTACATGGACCTGAGTCGGGTGGGTATCTGGGGCAACTCGGCGGGTGGACAGAGTTCGGCGGGGGCCTTGCTGCACTACCCGGACTTCTACAAAGTGGCCGTTTCCTCCTCGGGTTGCCACGACAACCGGATGGACAAAATGTGGTGGAACGAGCAGTGGATGGGCTACCCGATTGGGCCGCACTACGCCGAATCGTCCAACACGACCGACGCGGCCAAACTACAGGGCAAGCTTCTGCTGATTCTGGGCGAGCTGGACGATAACGTCGATCCGTCGTCGACGTATCAGTTTATCAACGCGCTGATCAAGGCGAACAAAAACTTTGATTTCCTGATGGTGCCGGGCATGGGACATTCGCTGGGCGGTGACTACGGCGAACACAAACGGCGCGACTTCTTCGTCAAACATCTGCTGAACGTCAACCCACCCGACTGGACCTGGACATCCAGTATTACGGTGCCAAAACCGTAG
- a CDS encoding NAD(P)-dependent oxidoreductase — MKLAVFGATGGTGRELILQALDRGHEVTAIVRRPEAFTLTHARLRTEMGDVMKPDSFAPALQHQDAVLSVIGKNSLKPMTFYRQSARNIVDQMNKAGVQRLVCLTSIGVLTKPVGPLLYVWLIKPLLRNIYDDMRHMEQTILDSNLAWTIVRPSFLFDGKRLGRYRVGSSGELAHANRISRADLASCLLDQLDNQENRQKTIAVAY, encoded by the coding sequence ATGAAACTAGCTGTTTTTGGAGCCACGGGCGGAACAGGTCGCGAACTGATTCTACAAGCCCTTGACAGAGGCCATGAAGTTACGGCAATTGTTCGTCGTCCCGAAGCCTTTACGCTAACCCATGCGCGCCTACGCACAGAAATGGGCGACGTTATGAAGCCGGATTCATTCGCTCCCGCTCTCCAGCATCAGGACGCTGTTCTGTCAGTCATTGGTAAGAACAGCTTGAAACCTATGACGTTTTACCGCCAGTCAGCTCGCAATATTGTCGATCAAATGAATAAAGCTGGCGTTCAGCGGTTGGTTTGTCTCACCAGCATCGGTGTTCTGACCAAACCAGTTGGCCCCTTGTTGTATGTCTGGCTGATTAAGCCACTGCTCAGGAACATCTATGACGATATGCGGCATATGGAGCAGACGATACTGGACAGCAATTTGGCCTGGACGATTGTGCGTCCGTCTTTCCTGTTTGATGGAAAACGACTGGGTCGGTACCGCGTAGGATCATCGGGTGAGTTAGCCCATGCAAACAGGATTTCGCGGGCTGATCTGGCAAGTTGCCTTTTAGATCAGCTTGACAACCAAGAGAACCGGCAAAAAACTATTGCCGTTGCCTATTAA
- a CDS encoding carboxylesterase/lipase family protein has product MKASRRNFLQSLGVGVAGLGVSQQTVASAPRPPKAPKPSADEQVLFVGDTIAIANTEHGKVRGFILRGVHQFLGIPYGADTSGKNRFMPPQKPTPWTDVRPALWWGNTAPQIMDKRYANPYASFVDHWNYDDVSEDCLKLNVWTPALDSQKRPVVVWLHGGGFVNGNGIEQDGYHGENLSRLGNLVFCSLNHRLGSLGYTQLQAAGGHAASGNVGNLDMVAALEWVKNNIANFGGDPNNVTIIGQSGGGAKVTTLMNMPSAKGLFHKAVALSGSSLAGVNKEYANKLGLNVMEEAGLKPGEIDKLQQIPWRQYIDIANRAAEKTADEAKRLNLQRGGFSPVADGTYLNGGPFFADASHFSADVPLLVCSTFHEQSPSRTDAALENISIAEVKEKLKPRFGDKSGEIVDAYAKNFPKARPIEIWSLVMSNRKNAIAAADAKASQQKAPVYLAWFGWQPPLFDGRMRAFHCDDICFWFYNTDLMLTHTGGGKRPRTLSEKMANSFISFVKTGNPNGGGLPNWKPYTSQNGETMILDDSPMLVNDPDREARKALA; this is encoded by the coding sequence ATGAAAGCATCAAGACGGAATTTCTTACAGTCACTGGGGGTCGGAGTGGCAGGTTTGGGTGTATCCCAGCAAACCGTTGCGTCAGCTCCTCGCCCACCGAAAGCGCCCAAGCCATCGGCCGATGAACAGGTCCTGTTCGTGGGCGATACCATTGCGATTGCCAATACGGAACACGGCAAGGTCAGGGGGTTTATTCTGCGCGGTGTTCATCAGTTTTTGGGCATTCCCTATGGAGCGGATACATCGGGCAAGAACCGGTTCATGCCCCCGCAAAAGCCTACGCCCTGGACGGACGTTCGTCCGGCGCTCTGGTGGGGCAACACCGCCCCCCAGATTATGGACAAGCGCTACGCCAACCCTTATGCGTCCTTTGTTGACCATTGGAACTACGACGACGTATCGGAAGACTGTCTGAAGCTGAACGTGTGGACACCGGCCCTGGATTCGCAGAAACGCCCGGTGGTGGTCTGGCTGCACGGTGGTGGGTTTGTCAACGGCAACGGCATTGAGCAGGACGGCTACCACGGCGAAAACCTGTCGCGCCTGGGCAACCTCGTTTTCTGTTCGCTCAACCACCGACTCGGGTCACTAGGCTACACCCAGCTTCAGGCAGCCGGGGGCCATGCCGCATCGGGCAACGTCGGCAATCTGGATATGGTGGCGGCTCTGGAATGGGTTAAAAACAACATCGCTAATTTCGGCGGAGACCCCAACAACGTAACCATCATCGGACAGTCGGGCGGTGGTGCCAAAGTGACTACGCTAATGAATATGCCCTCGGCGAAAGGGTTGTTTCACAAAGCTGTGGCGCTAAGCGGCAGTTCGCTGGCGGGCGTCAACAAAGAATACGCAAATAAGCTGGGACTGAACGTAATGGAAGAGGCTGGTCTGAAACCCGGTGAGATTGACAAACTTCAGCAGATTCCGTGGCGGCAATATATCGACATCGCCAATCGGGCCGCGGAGAAAACAGCCGATGAGGCCAAACGACTCAACCTCCAGCGGGGTGGCTTTTCACCCGTCGCCGATGGTACCTACCTGAACGGCGGCCCCTTCTTCGCCGACGCCAGTCACTTTTCGGCCGACGTTCCGCTACTGGTCTGCTCGACCTTCCACGAGCAAAGCCCAAGCCGGACCGATGCCGCTTTAGAGAACATTTCGATAGCGGAGGTGAAAGAAAAGCTGAAGCCTCGTTTTGGCGATAAATCCGGCGAGATTGTGGACGCTTACGCCAAGAATTTCCCCAAGGCCCGGCCTATTGAGATCTGGTCGCTAGTGATGTCAAACCGCAAGAATGCTATTGCTGCGGCCGACGCGAAAGCCTCGCAGCAGAAAGCCCCCGTTTACCTGGCCTGGTTCGGCTGGCAGCCACCGCTGTTTGATGGTCGGATGCGGGCTTTTCACTGCGACGATATCTGTTTCTGGTTTTACAATACCGATCTGATGCTTACCCACACGGGGGGCGGCAAACGGCCGAGAACTTTGTCGGAGAAGATGGCAAACTCGTTTATCAGCTTTGTTAAAACCGGCAATCCAAACGGGGGCGGTTTACCCAACTGGAAACCCTACACCAGTCAAAACGGGGAGACGATGATTCTGGACGACAGCCCCATGCTGGTTAACGACCCCGACCGGGAAGCACGTAAAGCACTGGCTTAG
- a CDS encoding DUF1304 domain-containing protein translates to MDILHTAALAVIGLIALLHLYILWLEMFAWTSRGPNVFKSLPVDLFPATKTLAANQGLYNGFLAAGLIWSLLISDPAWQRNVAYFFLGCVAVAGLYGAATAGRRILFVQTLPALLALVLLFLSK, encoded by the coding sequence ATGGACATCCTTCACACCGCAGCCCTGGCCGTGATTGGGCTTATTGCCCTTCTTCACCTTTATATTCTTTGGCTGGAAATGTTCGCCTGGACCAGTCGTGGTCCAAACGTGTTCAAAAGCCTTCCTGTCGATCTGTTTCCGGCCACTAAAACGTTGGCGGCCAATCAAGGTTTGTACAACGGCTTTCTGGCGGCCGGCCTTATCTGGTCGCTCCTGATCAGCGACCCGGCCTGGCAACGTAACGTCGCTTATTTCTTTCTGGGGTGTGTCGCCGTAGCAGGCCTGTACGGGGCCGCGACCGCGGGTCGGCGAATTCTGTTTGTGCAGACATTACCGGCGCTGCTGGCGCTGGTGTTGCTGTTCTTATCCAAGTAG
- a CDS encoding CvpA family protein, whose protein sequence is MMTGFQRVYDYLVELVELTDWVTTYFQPALNAGNWLAAAAGAFVIRFARPQLPLRSSLAGWLVGFLLACLFAPDVVAAGGIGLLKRSESVYAAIAFVGDFIIQLIAWLIRLSSKVGDTIEADPAGSFDSSLERVEKVTSLWVRIKTPIMELINTVLGR, encoded by the coding sequence ATGATGACAGGGTTTCAACGCGTTTACGATTACCTGGTTGAACTAGTGGAATTAACCGACTGGGTGACGACCTACTTCCAGCCAGCTTTGAACGCCGGCAACTGGCTGGCGGCCGCTGCGGGCGCGTTTGTGATCCGCTTTGCGCGGCCTCAGTTGCCTTTGCGCTCCAGCCTGGCCGGCTGGCTAGTGGGTTTCCTGTTAGCCTGCCTGTTTGCCCCTGACGTAGTGGCTGCCGGAGGAATCGGATTATTGAAACGGTCAGAAAGTGTTTACGCAGCAATTGCCTTCGTCGGTGATTTTATCATTCAGCTTATTGCCTGGTTGATCCGATTGAGCAGCAAGGTCGGCGACACAATCGAAGCTGACCCGGCGGGGAGTTTCGACAGCAGCCTGGAGCGGGTCGAGAAAGTGACGAGTCTCTGGGTACGTATCAAAACGCCGATTATGGAGTTGATCAATACCGTTTTGGGAAGATAA
- a CDS encoding helix-turn-helix transcriptional regulator translates to MNDKSARLVQVREFFGLNPKQFADKLGENSSNYYQMESGNRRIGKHKSNELIARLNLNPIWWETGQGDMFMPSGTVDVKAVNDDLYTGLALPYYPVPVQGSFNEMSDPESNYGAAEQIRVIIRRGENVDRNVVFEVDGDSMAPKYSRGTKIRCKLVHPGDWEYLSSGVYAISYGDSFVVKRIKDNDLSTKGVLVLHSDNPLVGGSTPVPADQIRHIWKVLRIIDSPAD, encoded by the coding sequence ATGAATGATAAATCAGCCCGATTAGTCCAGGTACGCGAATTTTTTGGACTCAACCCGAAACAGTTTGCGGATAAATTAGGTGAGAATTCGTCGAACTATTACCAGATGGAATCGGGTAACCGACGAATAGGTAAGCATAAATCAAACGAACTAATTGCCCGTCTTAATTTAAACCCCATCTGGTGGGAAACGGGACAGGGAGATATGTTTATGCCGTCGGGCACCGTTGACGTAAAGGCGGTCAATGATGACCTGTATACAGGCCTTGCTTTGCCGTACTACCCGGTGCCGGTGCAGGGGAGTTTCAATGAAATGTCGGACCCAGAATCGAATTACGGCGCGGCCGAGCAGATCAGAGTGATTATCAGACGAGGAGAAAACGTTGATCGCAACGTCGTATTTGAAGTGGACGGGGATAGCATGGCCCCTAAATACTCGCGCGGCACCAAGATTCGGTGTAAGCTGGTCCATCCCGGCGACTGGGAGTACCTGTCATCGGGTGTGTACGCCATCAGTTACGGCGACTCATTTGTCGTTAAACGTATCAAAGACAACGACCTCTCCACCAAGGGCGTTTTAGTATTGCACTCCGACAACCCGCTTGTGGGCGGCAGTACCCCCGTCCCTGCCGATCAGATCCGGCATATCTGGAAAGTGCTGCGGATTATAGATTCACCGGCGGATTGA